Proteins encoded by one window of Lathyrus oleraceus cultivar Zhongwan6 chromosome 1, CAAS_Psat_ZW6_1.0, whole genome shotgun sequence:
- the LOC127102055 gene encoding uncharacterized protein LOC127102055, which produces MKRKREPFEKKKKKKKKKKSLKLGESLATQKHPVPLSYSAPSKSPISEAPIIYGSRQIASSVPLPLLTLSTSVTTSSTSPSTQTTAPRAKSKSKQQTSLLPSTSEPTPFRPIFYEPNASEPQTSDPITSSLSLPKFNLHTTSIPISEAIMFNEPISPPISSNPSSPLSMT; this is translated from the coding sequence ATGAAGAGAAAGAGGGAACCAtttgagaagaagaagaagaagaagaagaagaagaagagtcTCAAGCTGGGAGAGTCTTTAGCGACTCAGAAGCATCCAGTGCCTCTAAGCTATTCAGCACCAAGTAAGTCTCCTATCTCAGAAGCCCCTATCATTTATGGCTCTAGGCAGATTGCCTCATCAGTTCCTCTACCACTCCTCACACTTTCAACCTCTGTTACTACTTCCTCCACTTCACCTTCCACGCAAACTACTGCTCCCAGAGCAAAATCCAAATCTAAACAACAAACCTCCTTACTCCCTTCCACATCTGAACCAACACCTTTTAGACCTATCTTTTATGAACCAAATGCATCTGAACCCCAAACCTCTGACCCTATCACATCGTCACTTTCATTACCTAAATTCAACCTCCACACAACATCCATTCCCATCTCTGAAGCCATTATGTTCAACGAACCTATATCACCACCCATTTCCTCTAACCCCAGTTCCCCCCTTAGTATGACCTAA